In Nitrosococcus halophilus Nc 4, the genomic stretch AAGTTTGCCCCTGAGCTCAAAACTCCTGCCGTTGCCATGCCTTTTGAAGGCGATTATACCCAGGAGGATTATGCCCAGCAGTTGATTGATGAGTACCATGAGGCAGGTGTTCGAGCGAGGAAGGTGTATCCCCAATCTTTCAATCTCAATGATGTACTCTACTGGATTCATAATGAACCCGCCTTCGGCAGGCAGGCGGTGTTCCTTGACGACGCCAACTCCGTCGGCGAGTTGGATTCCTCCCCGGCTGCCATGGAGAGCCTCGTTGCCCAGGGGGTGACAATTATCGCGCCCCCCCTGTGGGCCCTGCTGGAACTGAATGAGAATAATGAGATTGTGCCCTCGGAGTATGCCTTGAATGCCAAGGCTGCTGGTCTTGATATCATCACCTGGACGATTGAGCGTTCCGGTCCGCTCAAGGGCGGCGGCGGTTGGTACTATCAGACCACTACCGACGCCATCGATAATGATGGCGACATGCTGGAAGTGCTTGATGTCTTGGCGAAGGATGTGGGTATCCTGGGCATTTTTTCCGATTGGCCTGCTACGGTGACCTACTATGCCAACTGCATGGGCTTAAGATAGCCCCAGCTAAAGGGCAGGCGGGCACGCTAAGGTTTCACGAGAGGCCCGTCTGTCCTGGGCTAGGGCGAGAGCCCCTTCCTTCCCGCTCTCCCATCTAGGCCGAGTTGTGGGGAGGTGCCCCCTAGCTGGTGGACCCACCGTCCACGGGTGTCATCCATCACTTGGTTAGCACGATGAGGACGGCCACCAGGATGCCAGCACCGAAGGCAAACATGCTGTACTTTCGGTGTTCCTTTTCCGTCTGAGGCAACAGATGGGTGGCGCCCACATAGACGAGCGCGCCTGCCGACAGGGATAGTAAAGCTCCCAATAACGGTTTGTCGATCTGGTTAATGTAGGGATAAGAAATCAGCATACCTAGAGGGGTGGTCAGTGAGGCGGCGAGGAAGGCTAGAATCAAAGAAGTTTTTTCGCTAAACCCCCCGCGCAAAAGCAGCAAATAGGTGATGATTCCTTCAGGAAATTCATGGAGCACCATGCCGGTGGCGGCCAACGCTCCAGTAAAGATGCTGACGGTAAACGTGATGGAGTACACGAACCCGTCGATGAATGAATGGAAACCGATGCCGAGCATGGGGATCAGTCCGATACCGTAGCGGGAATTTGGATTCCGCTCACAGACAAAAGCGGTGATAAATCGGTTGAACAGGTGCAGTAGGACAAACCCAATAAGCAGATACACGGGAGCATTGGCATTCATCTCGAAGGACTTCGGGATAATGTGCAAAAAGGAGACGGAAATCAGCACGCCAGCCGCGAAGCAAACGAAGTAGATACTATATTTTCGGCCCCAGGCCTCAAAATGGCGAATGGTGTAGATACCCAGTGCCGTCACCAGTGCTGCCAAGGAACTGGCGGCCAATGCCACCCAGAATGTATTTTCCATGTTATTTGCTCCGGGGCACCTTATTGATTATTGAGTGCAAGCAACACAGCGAGCAAACCCCCTTCTAGATGGACAAGGCGCGGCGTATCTTGACCACCACAAAAACCTCCTTGCCATGGCCGCTACGCAAAACTTCAATCCCACGGATCTCTGGCAGTCAAAGCTGTTATTCGTAAAAGGGAATGCTTCGGTGATGACCTGTGTAGTAAAAATGCCTCTTTTTGTAAACCATAGATAGGCGCATGTTTTCGTTTTTTGCTCTTGCCTAATGCTCGATTCAATTATTGTAAAAAAGCATGATCAAAACTATAAGAATTATCAGGCAGCTTTGCTACTCAAGATTAATAGATTAAAAATTTAGATTAATAAAGGTTTCCCAGAGATTAGGTCTGGAATATTGCATTTCTGTTTAGCAACCACACCAATGTTATCACTTCGTTAAATTCAAGGGATGAAAAAACATAGAAAAATTAAAATTTATAGGCTATCTATAAATTTAAACTCATACCAATTTAACCAAAGAATGCAATCTATTAAGGCTTCAAGTGGTTGTTTAGACTGAATCCATACAATGCAAAATCACATGAAATTGGTATCAACTTAATGAAGAGAATAAAGTAATCATATAGTCATAAATAATCATAAAAGTCTGCAAGATTTTCCTAACCATGTGAAGCGTTCTTAATCCATATTAAGCACAGAAAGTCGGTTTAAGCAAAGAGCAGTGAGCGGCTTAGGGAAAGTTCGATCACTGCCTATATTTTTTTGACCGTAGTAAAGGGAGGAGTTATTGATGAGATGGAAAGTATCCCCGCTTCTAATCGGAGCATTTCTGGCGGGTGGGGCGGCCTTTGCCGATGACGGCGGCAACGGCAATCCCGGTTCGCCGTTCCAGAAAAGCATGTCGCAGAAACTACCCCCAGGTGGTGAAGCAGAACACGCCTTCATTGATGTGATGAATCTGTATGTGCCGGCCCAGGCGGCCGATGGTACCCTACTCAACACCGATGGAGGAGTCGAGCACTACAACATCGATGGCGTCCTTGAGGAGACACTTAGCGACGCCAAGCCCCAGATTGGGGTGTTTCTGTACGGCCCCGTTGAGCACGTGGAAGGCAACGAGGAGATCGGCTTCACCGGCCACGGCAAGCGGGAGGCCTATGCGGCGGTGAGCCTGGACGACGGCAACACCTGGAAGTTGACCAATCTGTCTGAATCGGCCGACAAGAGTTCCGCGGATTTCGACCGGAGGGATGTCAAGCTCTACAAAAATGACGATATCAACTACCCGGGCGACGTTCTCAACATCGCCCAGGCCACCGCGGGCAAGCAGACCATCGTGGCTTGGTTTAGCCGCTACTGCGGCAGTGGGCAGCCGAACTACTCGCTGAAGAACGATGAGGCGCGCCTTGGCGCGATTGTGGATTATCTCGGCCTCGATCTGAGCGACCCGTCCCCCGATGATCTCTATCTCACCGACATGTACAGGGTTTCCGGACAGCAGCAATCGGTGGATTATGCGGAGGATGAATTTGAAAAAAATCAAATTGTTGGCGAGGTACCCTACGCTTGTCTGTGGGCCGCACGGGGCACACTTGAACAACAGGATGACGACACCTACCAGATAGTCTGGCGTAAGGCCGAGCGGCTCACCTCTGGTCGGCGGGACGTCAACCGGGTCGAGGCGGATATGGTGGAAGGTGTCGGTGCCGTGATCACCTGGCAGGAAGATCCGGAAGGTTTGCGGCCCGGCCGATGTCATGGCCCGGCGGATGCTGCTGCCAAGCGGCTACCAAGAGGGTGAACACAACCCCTATGCTTTCACCAACATGGCCTGCGACAACTGGGTCGTTAACGCAGGAGAGAACCCATACTATCCAGATGGACTGTGCGGGGCACCGGCCATCAATCTGTCGTCGGTGACCCCGGATACCTGTACCGATACCTCACTTGACAATCCACAGCCAGGAGATGCCGACTGTCCGTCGGTTGATCCGGCGACGGGAATCGGGGATACCAATCCCATTCTGCAGGGCAGCGAGATCCCAGAGCCCAACACCACCAAGGTGCTCACCTGGCATCAGTGCCCGTCCGACGCTGCGGTGGTTAGCTATAGCGACGGTATCAGCCCGGTGACGGCCTGCGAGGACAGCGCCACCAACCGGGCCAACAACATCCTCGACCAGTCTTGGTACAATCCCCTGGATGTGGCCAAAGGCCACCGGGGCTTCGTGGACGGCGACTTCATCATGCTCCTCTATGCCTGGTCGCCCAACTGGAAGCTCAATACCCGCGGCCGGGATCGTTATGAACTCTACATCCGGCGTTCCTTCGATGGCGGTCAGACCTGGACCACTTTGCCCGATAATTATTCCCATTCGGGCGAGATTTTCGATGGCAATGGCACGGTTACCACCTGCGAGACCTTCCGTACCGCAGAAACCCAGGTAGGAAGTGATCAAGGTGAGGTAAGCGATGAACCCCAAGCCTGCTTCAGCTATGATGCCGGCGGCGCTGAACAGGCCCGTAACGTGTCGCAGCTCAAATCCATGCGCTTCACTATCTTGGACCCGCGCTATTCGGAAACGGCGCCGACCATCCCGGACACTGGGAGAGAGGAAGACGCTAGGGATCCTTCGCGCTACTTCATTGTCTACGAGACCGGCGACAACCGGACCGTGGAATTTGGTGAGGCAGAATCACTAAATCTGTTCTACAGCCGCGGCGTCCAGTTCGGGAACAACTATCAGGTCTGGGCCGAAGAGGACGATCTGAGCGTGTGCTATCCTTCTGATCCACACGGTGACCCCGATGTGATTGACTCGGTGGTGGAAGGTTCTGGCTTCTGCAACGAGTTCGACGATCTGGAGGGCAAGCAGGACATCACCTCCGGTGAGGGCAGCATCGAGGCCAATCCGGGCGGTGAATGGCTCTATGGTGTGTGGTCGCAGGCCACGGGCGAGGCCACGCCTCCGGGCAATGCGCCTGCGGTCAACCCAGGCCAGGGCCTGGGTCAAGGCAATTCCGCCGGCGCCAATCCGGGCAGGCCTGATTTTGAGTCCGATGCCATGTGGCGGCGGGTTTGGTACATAGACGGCTACATCTCGGACACGTATGCCTGGGATGTGGTTGGTCAGGGGGTCGCTAGTCCATAAAAACCCCTGACAGGGTATGAGAACGAGCGGCAGATCACCGGTAACGGCGATCTGCCGCTTTTTTTTACTTGATACCAATTAATCAAAGAATGTAATTTATTAAGTCTCCAAGTGCTTGTTTAAACTGCATCTATACAATGCAAAATCCCATGAAATGGGTATGAGCCCCTTTTTTATGACTGCTATTCTTCGACAAGCTTTTGATAAGCTTCGCATTCTGGTGTTAGCGGTCCGTCAGCTTGTTGAAGGTCCCCGCATGTAAGGCCCTGCATACTTTCC encodes the following:
- a CDS encoding ZIP family metal transporter, producing MENTFWVALAASSLAALVTALGIYTIRHFEAWGRKYSIYFVCFAAGVLISVSFLHIIPKSFEMNANAPVYLLIGFVLLHLFNRFITAFVCERNPNSRYGIGLIPMLGIGFHSFIDGFVYSITFTVSIFTGALAATGMVLHEFPEGIITYLLLLRGGFSEKTSLILAFLAASLTTPLGMLISYPYINQIDKPLLGALLSLSAGALVYVGATHLLPQTEKEHRKYSMFAFGAGILVAVLIVLTK
- a CDS encoding choice-of-anchor O protein; protein product: MRWKVSPLLIGAFLAGGAAFADDGGNGNPGSPFQKSMSQKLPPGGEAEHAFIDVMNLYVPAQAADGTLLNTDGGVEHYNIDGVLEETLSDAKPQIGVFLYGPVEHVEGNEEIGFTGHGKREAYAAVSLDDGNTWKLTNLSESADKSSADFDRRDVKLYKNDDINYPGDVLNIAQATAGKQTIVAWFSRYCGSGQPNYSLKNDEARLGAIVDYLGLDLSDPSPDDLYLTDMYRVSGQQQSVDYAEDEFEKNQIVGEVPYACLWAARGTLEQQDDDTYQIVWRKAERLTSGRRDVNRVEADMVEGVGAVITWQEDPEGLRPGRCHGPADAAAKRLPRG
- a CDS encoding choice-of-anchor O protein, with amino-acid sequence MARRMLLPSGYQEGEHNPYAFTNMACDNWVVNAGENPYYPDGLCGAPAINLSSVTPDTCTDTSLDNPQPGDADCPSVDPATGIGDTNPILQGSEIPEPNTTKVLTWHQCPSDAAVVSYSDGISPVTACEDSATNRANNILDQSWYNPLDVAKGHRGFVDGDFIMLLYAWSPNWKLNTRGRDRYELYIRRSFDGGQTWTTLPDNYSHSGEIFDGNGTVTTCETFRTAETQVGSDQGEVSDEPQACFSYDAGGAEQARNVSQLKSMRFTILDPRYSETAPTIPDTGREEDARDPSRYFIVYETGDNRTVEFGEAESLNLFYSRGVQFGNNYQVWAEEDDLSVCYPSDPHGDPDVIDSVVEGSGFCNEFDDLEGKQDITSGEGSIEANPGGEWLYGVWSQATGEATPPGNAPAVNPGQGLGQGNSAGANPGRPDFESDAMWRRVWYIDGYISDTYAWDVVGQGVASP